The DNA sequence GCGACTTGAAACGCCACCAAGGTCGATGATGCTAGCACCCTCTTCTATCATCGTTTCAATGTGCTTTAACGCATTCTCACCACTAAAGCGACTGCCTTGAAAAAAGCTGTCTTCGTTGGTGTTGATAATGCCCATTACAGCAAACTCATCTTTACATGTAAAGACAAATTCACCTAGCTTTTCTGCCAAAGATTTAAGTCCAAACGGTTGGGCTTTCTCTTTGCGTGCAAGCTCTTTAAGCTGTTTGTCACTTGCAATGAGCATCGCATCGACAAAAGGCATTTTACAGGTAATTGTCTCTTTCGGAACCGCCAGATCAGCCCCAATGGAAAGAGCATCTTGTTTCAAAATATTGGCAGCGGGTGTTTTAAGATCTTTAATATAAATAAAATTCAAATGCGCTTTTTGCTCTAAAATAGCACTACCTTCTTTGGTGACATGCAAAGATTCAAAAAGTGCTTTGACATCACTTGTTGAGGAGAGCTTATAGCATTTCATCGGTATTTCCTCATCATAATGGAAAGCAAAAGTGAGGTTAAGATATTTTGTGCTCTGGAATTGAGTTCGACCAAATGCAAGAGTTTCGCAAAATGCTCCAGCTCTTTTTCACTAAAGCGCAAATGATGCTCATTAACCGCCTCAAAAACAATCGCTTGCACTAACTCTTTCAAAAAGCCTTTTTCAGCACTTTGGTGTTTTTGGATAAAAGGGTAAATATCCCCAAGATCAAGCTTGGCAAGGTTGAGTCCACTGTGAAGTACTTCATGTTCAACAATCAACTCTTTTTGAAGTAAACGTGAACGAATGGTCGGCAGAAAAGCGGTTTTAGAAGGGGCAACCACAATAAAAACAATATGACGAGGTGGCTCTTCAAGAATTTTCAAAAGAGCATTTTGCGCCTCAACGCGATACCCTTTTGCTACTAAAATCAAGTATTTATTAGACGCTTCAGCAATATACGCCTCTTTGATAACCTCTTTGGCATCATCGATCAAAAATTCATCTTTAACATACATAAGATGACGCTCTTTGGCGTATTGCTCTTGCAGACTCTCTTTAGCTTTCTCCACATTTTTACAAATTAAAATATGGCTAAAAACCCCTTCATCACTCGTTTTCAAAGGTAACCTCAGCAAAAAGCACGGCATCGATACTTTTATCAAGAAGTCTAAAAAGCTGAATTAATTTAATATCTAAACTATCGTCATCACTTAAGAGATAAAAGCTGTTTTGGACATGTTCGTCCATAATCCATAAAAAACTATCGTCTTTACGCTTTGCTATTTGCATTTTAATATCGCTGTTTTTACCTACATAAAAGAACGTATAGCCACTTGGGAATGCTTGAGAAAGCATGTTTTCCAGGAGTTCTATATCTTCTTTTGTTTTCACTTGGTATAAGTTTGGATAGAGCGTTTGCAACGCAATAAAAGGCAAAAGCGGTCTATTTTTATGATGATTATTGATGGCTCTAAGCATATAATGACAAAACCATGCCCTATCATCATCGGTAATCACAATAAACGTATGTCCATCAAGAAGATTTTTGAGCATGGAAGCAGCAAGAGGAACCCACTCGAACCTCTTCTCTTCCATCCAACTCATCATAGAACCGTCTTTGCGGATCTCTTCAAGTGTCCATTTTAGAAATTGTTGCATCTATTATTTATCCAATTGGTATGCGCTGTGCAATGCTCTAACAGCAAGCTCGCCATATTTTGCTTGAATAACCATCGAGATTTTGATCTCACTTGTGCTGATCATCTCAATGTTAATACCCTCTTTTGCCATTGTATCAAACGCTTTACACGCTACACCACTGTGTGATTTCATACCCACACCCACAACAGAAACTTTCACGATGTCACTATCGTACTCCATAACGTCACTTGCTCTTAGCTCACTCATCGCAGCTTTGGTCATTTCAAGCTCATTTTGAGGTACGGTAAAACCAAGATTTGTTGTGCCATCGTGTCCAACATTTTGAATAATCATATCAACGTTAACGTTACAATCAGCAAGCTTTTTGAAAATCTCAGCCGCAATGCCAGGTTTATCTGTAACACCACGAAGAGTGACTCTTGCTTGATTTTTATCGAGTGCAATACCGCTAACTAATGGTTGTTCCATAATATTATCTTCCTTTGTAATAAGTGTTCCTTCGTTGTTGTTAAAACTGCTACGCGTGACAAGGTTAACATTGAGTTTCTTCGCCATCTCAACAGAGCGGCTTTGAAGTACTTTTGCACCAAGGCTTGCAAGTTCTAACATCTCATCATAGCTGATTTTCTCAAGTTTTTTAGCTTTTGGCTCAATGCGAGGGTCGGTGGTATAAACACCATCAACATCGGTGTAAATTTCACATAGATCTGCTTGTAATGCGCCAGCAATGGCTACCGCAGATAAATCACTACCGCCACG is a window from the Sulfurospirillum oryzae genome containing:
- a CDS encoding HobA family DNA replication regulator, with translation MQQFLKWTLEEIRKDGSMMSWMEEKRFEWVPLAASMLKNLLDGHTFIVITDDDRAWFCHYMLRAINNHHKNRPLLPFIALQTLYPNLYQVKTKEDIELLENMLSQAFPSGYTFFYVGKNSDIKMQIAKRKDDSFLWIMDEHVQNSFYLLSDDDSLDIKLIQLFRLLDKSIDAVLFAEVTFENE
- a CDS encoding DNA polymerase III subunit delta', whose product is MKTSDEGVFSHILICKNVEKAKESLQEQYAKERHLMYVKDEFLIDDAKEVIKEAYIAEASNKYLILVAKGYRVEAQNALLKILEEPPRHIVFIVVAPSKTAFLPTIRSRLLQKELIVEHEVLHSGLNLAKLDLGDIYPFIQKHQSAEKGFLKELVQAIVFEAVNEHHLRFSEKELEHFAKLLHLVELNSRAQNILTSLLLSIMMRKYR
- a CDS encoding aspartate kinase is translated as MLIVQKYGGTSVGNVERIEAVAKRVIESKKEGHDLVVVVSAMSGETNKLLDFAAHFSKTPNNREVDMLLSSGERVTSALLAIALEAQGYAAVSMSGRRAGIVTDNVHTKARIEHIDTTDMKEELKAGKIIVVAGFQGVTENGEVSTLGRGGSDLSAVAIAGALQADLCEIYTDVDGVYTTDPRIEPKAKKLEKISYDEMLELASLGAKVLQSRSVEMAKKLNVNLVTRSSFNNNEGTLITKEDNIMEQPLVSGIALDKNQARVTLRGVTDKPGIAAEIFKKLADCNVNVDMIIQNVGHDGTTNLGFTVPQNELEMTKAAMSELRASDVMEYDSDIVKVSVVGVGMKSHSGVACKAFDTMAKEGINIEMISTSEIKISMVIQAKYGELAVRALHSAYQLDK